From Planctomycetia bacterium, a single genomic window includes:
- a CDS encoding Calx-beta domain-containing protein: MQSELRAMFPLQQVNILGVNEEGQEADFDLIDEDLPIVQDVDANSDLNSDVWTSWEIEWRDVVILNAANVVTDVYNLTNNSLANVANYATLKQMFVDALTDNARPSPPTSIDLLPEADSGGSSTDNLTNFNNTDAAHALRLRVGGVIDSATVNVFAGATLIGTGTASGGTVDIITNGTVPLADGAISLTATQQIGSSVSDASPAQSITIDATTPVISSAAVTAASVGVAYSYDVQSADESVLGLTYLLATPPAGMTINQDTGVISWTPSAAQLGNASVTVQAVDAAGNTGTQSFTVAVTTTNDPPGATDDTGATDEDTALSIAAPGVLTNDTDPDASDTLTVTAFDAVSAQGATVVVNANGSYAYDPRASAILGALNEGQTLEDAFTYTVSDGQGGQDIATVRITVTGKADAPPPTASVSDVSIAEGNSGQSNLVFTVTLSAAATNVVTVNYATDNVTATAGTDYTLTSGTLTFAIGETSKTISVPIVGDTTDEPNETFELDLSAPVNATLADAQATGTITDDDPLPTVSIAGTTVTEGDSGTVNATLTVTLSNPSSQAVTVAYQSQNGTATAPGDYTTTSGTLTFAAGETSKTISVPIAVDAATESSEAFTVVLSAPTNSTLGTATGTVTITDDDGPGALQFSATSYTVDEAAGTVTITVTRTGGDAAGVTVQYATSNGAATAGSDYTTASATLTFAAGETQKTLTVPILVDAVLEQEETFTLTLSAPGGGGTLGTPSTATVRITEIQETPTESLVTQAYEDLLGREPEDAGLQFYADQLEDGRMNEFQMATAMQNSIEYRTRQIQAMYQKYLGRGSDTAGLSAHLTYLAAGGTWDGLRTTFLGSNEYYRRAGGSANAFLAALYRDVMGRAIDPVGQSEFGRLLRNEDRDTVAKRLLATDEAQNKKVTDIYDALLDRSASAGEVDFYADLLSRGMREEQVVSAFVASPEYDA, from the coding sequence ATGCAATCGGAACTGCGCGCGATGTTCCCGTTGCAGCAGGTCAATATCCTGGGCGTGAACGAAGAGGGGCAGGAAGCCGATTTCGATCTGATCGACGAAGACTTACCGATTGTCCAGGACGTCGACGCGAACTCTGACCTTAACTCGGATGTTTGGACGAGTTGGGAGATCGAATGGCGCGACGTGGTGATCCTGAATGCCGCCAATGTCGTCACCGACGTCTATAACCTGACGAATAACTCGCTGGCGAACGTCGCGAACTATGCCACGCTGAAACAGATGTTCGTCGACGCGCTGACGGACAATGCACGGCCAAGTCCGCCGACGTCGATCGACCTGCTGCCCGAGGCCGATTCCGGCGGTTCGAGCACGGACAACCTGACCAATTTCAATAACACCGACGCTGCGCATGCCCTGCGCTTGCGCGTGGGCGGTGTGATTGATAGCGCCACGGTGAACGTATTCGCTGGTGCGACGCTGATCGGAACCGGAACTGCCAGCGGCGGCACGGTCGACATCATCACCAACGGCACTGTCCCCTTGGCCGACGGCGCCATCAGCCTGACGGCCACGCAGCAAATTGGCAGCAGCGTCAGCGACGCCTCACCGGCCCAATCGATCACGATCGACGCGACGACGCCGGTGATTTCGTCCGCCGCGGTGACGGCGGCCTCGGTGGGCGTCGCCTACAGCTACGACGTGCAATCGGCGGACGAAAGCGTCCTAGGGCTGACCTACCTGCTAGCCACGCCCCCGGCCGGCATGACGATCAACCAGGACACCGGCGTCATCAGTTGGACGCCGAGCGCTGCACAACTCGGCAACGCGAGCGTCACGGTGCAAGCGGTCGACGCCGCGGGGAACACCGGGACGCAATCGTTCACCGTGGCCGTCACGACGACCAACGACCCGCCCGGGGCGACGGACGACACCGGCGCTACGGACGAAGATACGGCATTGAGCATCGCGGCGCCCGGGGTCCTGACGAACGACACCGATCCGGACGCGTCCGACACGTTGACCGTCACGGCCTTCGACGCCGTGAGTGCGCAAGGCGCCACGGTGGTCGTCAATGCAAACGGTAGTTATGCATATGATCCCCGCGCGTCGGCGATCCTCGGCGCGTTGAACGAAGGCCAGACGCTCGAAGATGCGTTCACCTACACGGTAAGCGATGGCCAAGGCGGGCAAGACATCGCGACGGTCCGCATCACGGTCACCGGCAAGGCCGACGCGCCGCCGCCAACGGCAAGCGTGTCGGACGTCTCGATCGCCGAAGGGAATAGCGGTCAATCGAACCTGGTGTTTACGGTCACGCTCTCGGCCGCGGCGACCAACGTGGTGACCGTGAACTACGCCACAGATAACGTCACCGCGACAGCCGGAACCGACTACACGTTGACTTCCGGCACGCTGACGTTCGCCATCGGCGAGACGTCCAAGACCATCAGCGTGCCGATCGTCGGCGACACCACCGACGAGCCCAACGAGACCTTCGAGCTGGACCTGTCCGCGCCAGTGAATGCCACGCTCGCTGACGCCCAGGCGACCGGCACGATTACCGACGACGATCCATTGCCAACCGTGTCGATCGCCGGCACGACGGTCACCGAAGGGGACTCCGGTACGGTCAACGCGACGTTGACGGTGACGCTCTCGAACCCGAGCAGCCAGGCGGTTACGGTTGCGTACCAGTCGCAGAACGGCACGGCCACAGCGCCGGGGGACTACACCACCACTTCCGGCACACTGACGTTCGCCGCGGGGGAAACCTCGAAGACCATCAGCGTGCCGATCGCGGTCGACGCCGCGACGGAATCGAGCGAGGCGTTTACCGTCGTGCTTTCCGCGCCGACGAATTCCACGCTCGGCACGGCCACCGGAACGGTCACCATCACCGACGACGACGGACCCGGGGCGCTGCAGTTCAGCGCAACGAGCTATACCGTCGACGAAGCGGCTGGCACGGTGACGATTACAGTCACCCGGACAGGCGGCGACGCGGCGGGCGTGACGGTTCAATACGCCACGAGCAACGGCGCAGCCACGGCCGGCAGCGATTACACGACTGCCAGCGCCACGCTGACATTCGCCGCCGGCGAGACGCAGAAGACCCTCACCGTGCCGATCCTGGTCGACGCGGTGTTGGAGCAAGAAGAGACGTTCACGCTCACGCTCAGCGCCCCGGGCGGCGGCGGCACGCTGGGAACGCCGTCCACTGCGACGGTCCGGATCACAGAGATCCAGGAAACGCCGACCGAATCGCTGGTCACGCAAGCCTACGAGGATCTGCTCGGGCGCGAGCCGGAAGACGCTGGATTGCAGTTCTACGCCGATCAACTCGAAGACGGCCGGATGAACGAATTCCAGATGGCTACGGCGATGCAAAATAGCATCGAGTACCGCACGCGGCAGATTCAGGCCATGTACCAGAAGTACCTAGGCCGCGGCAGCGACACGGCCGGCCTGAGCGCCCACCTCACATATCTTGCCGCTGGCGGCACGTGGGACGGTCTGCGCACGACGTTCCTGGGATCGAACGAGTATTATCGCCGCGCCGGCGGTTCGGCGAACGCATTCTTGGCGGCCCTCTACCGCGACGTCATGGGTCGCGCCATCGACCCCGTTGGCCAAAGCGAGTTCGGGCGATTGCTGCGCAACGAAGATCGCGACACCGTCGCCAAACGGCTGCTGGCAACCGACGAGGCGCAGAACAAGAAAGTCACCGACATCTACGACGCCCTGCTGGATCGCTCGGCCAGCGCCGGCGAGGTTGATTTCTACGCCGACCTGCTCTCGCGCGGAATGCGCGAGGAGCAAGTCGTATCGGCCTTTGTGGCTTCGCCGGAATATGACGCTTAG
- a CDS encoding MBL fold metallo-hydrolase — MAELPPVEMFVSSTGVRIYRIPCEAFPNFIVYCHLLLGDLPPTLIDTGSGYGASNKQLLAGLEAVHTQFNEAFRVADLARIVISHGHIDHFGGLSHLLEHVQAEVAVHPLDRRVLTHYEERLIVATKNVRFYLQQAGVSAEMQEVLIGTYQFSKKHVRSVSVERELRDGDELDGLRYIHTPGHCSGQLCIGVGDILLSTDHILPGISPHQSPESITAFTGLAHYLESLDKVARIGGFDLALGGHEGPTRDVYRRIEAIRAGHERKLERVSNIIRDAPAPPTVQEITHTMYPKVQGFDVLLALEEAGAHVEYLYQHGRLEVTNLDEVEREDNPPLRYAVA, encoded by the coding sequence ATGGCCGAACTGCCCCCCGTCGAGATGTTCGTTTCCAGCACCGGGGTGCGCATCTACCGGATTCCTTGCGAGGCGTTCCCCAACTTCATTGTGTATTGCCACCTATTGCTGGGGGATTTGCCGCCCACGCTCATCGACACTGGCAGCGGCTATGGGGCCTCGAACAAACAACTACTCGCCGGCCTGGAGGCTGTCCATACCCAGTTCAACGAGGCCTTTCGCGTGGCGGACCTGGCGCGGATCGTGATCAGCCACGGCCACATCGATCACTTCGGCGGGCTGTCCCACCTCTTGGAGCACGTGCAGGCCGAGGTCGCCGTCCACCCGCTCGATCGCCGCGTGTTGACACATTACGAGGAGCGGCTGATCGTCGCAACGAAGAATGTGCGGTTCTATCTGCAACAGGCGGGCGTTTCGGCCGAGATGCAGGAAGTGCTGATTGGGACGTATCAGTTCTCGAAGAAACATGTGCGTAGCGTGTCCGTCGAACGAGAACTTCGCGACGGCGACGAATTGGACGGACTCCGCTACATTCACACGCCCGGCCATTGCTCCGGGCAACTGTGCATCGGCGTGGGCGATATCCTGCTCAGCACCGATCACATCCTGCCCGGCATCAGCCCGCACCAATCGCCGGAAAGCATCACCGCTTTCACGGGGCTGGCGCATTACCTGGAATCGCTCGACAAGGTCGCGCGCATCGGCGGGTTCGATCTCGCCCTGGGCGGCCACGAGGGTCCGACGCGGGACGTCTACCGCCGGATCGAAGCAATCCGCGCCGGGCACGAGCGCAAACTGGAACGCGTCTCGAACATCATCCGCGACGCCCCCGCGCCGCCGACCGTGCAGGAAATCACGCACACGATGTATCCCAAAGTGCAAGGCTTCGACGTGCTGCTGGCGCTCGAAGAAGCCGGCGCGCATGTGGAGTACCTCTACCAGCACGGCCGGCTGGAAGTCACGAACTTGGATGAAGTGGAGCGCGAGGACAACCCGCCGTTGCGCTACGCGGTGGCTTGA
- a CDS encoding DUF2238 domain-containing protein, whose protein sequence is MNPPSHASAPFDDRPWYVRAAIPRDPVQRLLFALFLVCFCVSCINPPYLQFMLMQHAPTLPAAFLLCFLANRFEISRLSFGSILLFLALHTLGARYLYSYTPYDDWARALMGRSISELFGFERNHFDRMVHFSYGLLLAIPIQEFERRHLGLSLALSSVLAVECILATSALYEIIEWLVAVVFTPEWADHFLGMQGDVFDGQKDMALATAGAMISIGVMAAMHVSRTWGRK, encoded by the coding sequence ATGAATCCGCCTTCCCACGCCAGCGCACCGTTCGACGATCGACCCTGGTACGTCCGGGCGGCGATTCCTCGCGATCCGGTGCAACGCCTGTTGTTCGCGTTGTTTCTCGTCTGCTTCTGCGTGAGTTGCATCAACCCGCCGTATTTGCAGTTCATGTTGATGCAGCATGCGCCCACCCTGCCGGCCGCGTTCTTGCTTTGTTTTCTGGCGAATCGTTTCGAAATCAGTCGCCTAAGCTTCGGGTCGATCCTGCTATTTCTCGCCTTGCACACGTTGGGGGCGCGATATCTCTATTCCTATACGCCGTACGACGATTGGGCGCGAGCGCTCATGGGCCGCTCGATCAGCGAGTTGTTCGGGTTCGAGCGCAATCACTTCGACCGAATGGTGCATTTCTCATATGGCCTGCTGCTGGCGATTCCGATCCAGGAATTCGAAAGGCGGCATCTGGGTTTATCGCTGGCGCTCTCGTCAGTGCTGGCCGTGGAATGCATTCTGGCGACGAGCGCGTTGTATGAAATCATCGAATGGCTCGTGGCCGTCGTGTTCACGCCGGAATGGGCCGATCACTTCCTCGGCATGCAGGGCGATGTTTTCGATGGGCAGAAAGACATGGCGCTCGCCACGGCCGGGGCGATGATTTCAATCGGCGTGATGGCGGCGATGCACGTCAGCCGCACTTGGGGCCGGAAGTGA
- a CDS encoding cation:proton antiporter — MHELPLITTIATAFTAAWLLGLLAQRVGLSPIVGYLVAGTLVGPHTPGFAGDLKLAQQLAEVGVILLMFDVGLHFSLKELLAVKGVAIPGAVGQSLVATILGGMIFAAFGFPVTSGLVIGMAMAVASTVVLMRVLMDADALNSPAGHVAVGWLLVEDIFTVIVLVLIPVLGTGEGGAKVEANVWLSLGMALLKLATLTGIVLVAGAQVIPWVLLRVARLRSRELFTLTVLVFSIAVAAASYYFFGASMALGAFLAGMVVAQSPVSHQAAADALPMRDTFAVLFFVSVGMIFNPIFLWQEPLMVLAGLAIVLVAKPLTALVIVAALGSSARTALTVAIGLAQIGEFSFVLSELARHHGLMPDAGQNVLIATAILSISLNPILFRALPRIEQRLRTIPWLWKLLNAKAERKAREASLAAGAQVLSPSTAERLAIVVGYGPVGRTVDRLLREAGLETVVIEMNVDTVTELNRSGQRAIYGDAASTSILTQAGAAHASHLVVTLPQSRVRTAVVAAARTLNSDLRILVRAHYLRERNDLEHAGATAAVFEEGEAAVALARLVLANTGASREVVDRSLRDVRLRLILENVAHLNTRPIRSIMVPWTRVSRLTDRESLEEVRRKVTEKRYSRWPVVDSSTGRPVGYLLAKDLIAETSDSSNWLRLQRRLHAVRPDDTIETALQFMQQEGATLCVVEEKGAPLGLVTAENILEQVVGRMEDEYPRDVTLTLSELINAGVIVSDLMATTAEEAITELAASIPADACPAAAHLAELAIARERQLATHIGFGVAIPHASCPELKRPFVAFGRSRTGIVFGAEAAEPVRLVFLLASPAAQPELHVYLLGRIATLVHQTDVRDRLRAAATSEEIMDVIRAAEGDVPPVGRG; from the coding sequence ATGCATGAGCTTCCGCTGATTACCACGATCGCCACTGCTTTTACCGCCGCCTGGCTACTGGGGCTGCTGGCGCAGCGCGTTGGACTGTCGCCGATTGTCGGTTACCTCGTCGCCGGCACGCTTGTGGGTCCTCACACGCCGGGATTCGCCGGCGACCTCAAGCTCGCACAGCAGTTGGCCGAAGTCGGTGTGATCCTGTTGATGTTCGACGTCGGGCTGCACTTCAGTTTGAAGGAATTGCTCGCCGTGAAAGGCGTGGCGATTCCCGGCGCGGTGGGGCAGAGTCTGGTCGCGACGATCCTGGGAGGCATGATCTTTGCCGCGTTCGGATTCCCCGTCACTTCCGGTCTAGTGATCGGCATGGCGATGGCCGTGGCCAGCACTGTCGTACTCATGCGCGTGCTGATGGACGCTGACGCGCTCAATTCGCCCGCGGGACACGTGGCCGTCGGCTGGCTGCTGGTGGAAGACATCTTCACGGTCATCGTGCTGGTGCTGATTCCGGTGCTCGGCACTGGCGAAGGGGGCGCCAAGGTGGAAGCCAACGTTTGGCTATCCCTGGGCATGGCCTTACTAAAACTCGCCACCTTGACGGGCATCGTGTTGGTGGCGGGGGCGCAGGTCATTCCCTGGGTGTTGCTGCGCGTAGCGCGGTTGCGTTCGCGCGAGTTGTTCACGCTCACAGTGTTGGTCTTTTCGATCGCGGTCGCCGCCGCGTCGTACTACTTCTTCGGCGCATCAATGGCCCTGGGCGCGTTCCTCGCCGGGATGGTCGTGGCGCAGTCGCCGGTCAGTCATCAGGCCGCGGCCGACGCCCTGCCGATGCGCGATACCTTTGCGGTGTTGTTCTTCGTTTCCGTTGGGATGATTTTCAATCCGATTTTTCTGTGGCAAGAACCGCTGATGGTCCTGGCCGGCCTGGCGATCGTGCTCGTGGCGAAGCCGCTCACGGCGCTGGTGATCGTGGCGGCGCTCGGCAGTTCGGCGCGCACGGCGCTCACCGTGGCGATCGGCCTGGCGCAGATCGGCGAATTCTCGTTCGTCCTCTCGGAACTTGCCCGGCATCACGGTCTGATGCCGGACGCCGGCCAGAACGTGCTGATCGCCACGGCGATTCTTTCGATCTCGCTGAACCCTATTCTGTTCCGCGCGTTGCCGCGCATCGAACAGCGTTTGCGAACGATTCCCTGGCTGTGGAAATTGCTCAACGCCAAGGCGGAGCGAAAAGCGCGGGAAGCCAGCCTGGCCGCCGGAGCGCAGGTGTTGAGTCCGTCCACTGCGGAGCGACTGGCCATCGTCGTGGGTTACGGGCCCGTGGGGCGCACCGTCGATCGGCTCCTGCGTGAGGCAGGTTTGGAGACCGTCGTCATTGAGATGAACGTCGACACTGTCACGGAATTGAATCGCTCCGGACAACGCGCGATCTACGGCGATGCGGCGAGCACGTCGATTTTGACGCAGGCCGGCGCGGCACACGCCTCGCATCTCGTGGTGACGTTGCCGCAAAGCCGTGTGCGGACTGCGGTAGTTGCCGCGGCGCGGACGCTCAACTCCGATTTGCGCATTCTGGTGCGCGCGCACTATCTGCGCGAGCGCAACGACCTGGAACACGCCGGCGCGACTGCGGCCGTGTTCGAGGAAGGCGAAGCGGCCGTGGCGCTCGCGCGACTTGTGCTTGCTAACACCGGCGCCAGCCGCGAAGTCGTCGACCGCTCATTGCGCGATGTGCGACTGAGATTGATCCTGGAAAACGTCGCCCATCTCAACACGCGCCCGATTCGCAGCATCATGGTCCCCTGGACGCGGGTCAGTCGCCTGACTGATCGCGAAAGCTTGGAAGAGGTCCGTCGCAAGGTCACCGAAAAGCGTTACTCGCGCTGGCCCGTCGTGGATTCCAGCACCGGGCGGCCCGTGGGCTATCTGTTGGCCAAGGATCTGATCGCGGAGACGTCGGACTCGTCCAACTGGCTGCGGCTCCAGCGCCGGCTGCACGCGGTGCGGCCCGACGACACCATCGAAACTGCATTGCAATTCATGCAACAAGAAGGCGCTACGCTCTGCGTCGTCGAGGAAAAAGGCGCGCCGCTCGGACTCGTCACGGCGGAGAATATCCTCGAACAAGTCGTCGGGCGGATGGAGGATGAATACCCGCGCGATGTTACCTTGACCCTCAGTGAACTTATCAACGCCGGCGTCATCGTGTCCGACTTGATGGCAACCACCGCTGAGGAAGCCATCACTGAGTTGGCGGCCTCGATTCCGGCCGACGCCTGCCCCGCGGCGGCGCACTTGGCGGAACTGGCCATCGCCCGTGAGCGGCAACTCGCCACGCACATCGGGTTTGGCGTAGCGATCCCACATGCGTCCTGCCCGGAGTTGAAACGGCCGTTCGTGGCCTTCGGACGTTCACGGACGGGCATCGTCTTCGGGGCGGAAGCGGCCGAGCCGGTGCGATTGGTGTTCTTGCTGGCCTCCCCCGCAGCTCAGCCAGAACTGCACGTATATCTCTTGGGACGCATCGCCACACTGGTCCACCAGACTGACGTCCGCGACCGGCTTCGGGCGGCCGCTACATCCGAGGAAATCATGGATGTGATTCGGGCTGCCGAAGGGGACGTGCCGCCGGTGGGTCGGGGTTAA
- a CDS encoding 6-carboxytetrahydropterin synthase has protein sequence MFRVTREIDFCYGHRLLNYDGKCKHLHGHNGLAIITIEAEKLDERGMVLDFTDIKQVVSRWIDENLDHRMILQRDDPIVTVLQAQGEPLYLMDSNPTAENIAKLIFDITSQAGFPIIESKLWETPHCYATYSR, from the coding sequence ATGTTCCGCGTGACGCGCGAAATTGATTTCTGCTACGGCCATCGCTTGCTCAACTACGACGGCAAGTGCAAGCATCTGCACGGTCACAACGGGCTGGCGATCATTACGATCGAGGCCGAGAAGCTGGACGAGCGCGGGATGGTGCTCGATTTCACCGACATCAAGCAAGTGGTGAGTCGCTGGATCGACGAAAACCTGGATCACCGCATGATCCTGCAGCGCGACGACCCCATCGTGACGGTGCTGCAGGCGCAAGGCGAGCCGCTGTACTTAATGGACTCCAACCCCACGGCGGAGAACATCGCCAAGCTGATTTTCGACATCACCAGCCAGGCCGGATTCCCAATCATCGAATCTAAGCTGTGGGAGACGCCGCATTGCTATGCGACGTATTCCAGGTAG
- a CDS encoding 7-cyano-7-deazaguanine synthase gives MTPDSVATPASVAVLVSGGLDSAILTGRLLQTEASVQPIYISTALAWEAAELFYLRRFLEAIQSPGLRQLKVLQQPTADLYEGHWSVTGADVPDASTPDEAVYLPGRNPLLLVKAAIWCRLHEIAKLALAPLGSNPFPDATPEFFDGFGRLMSQATGGPIEILRPFAGLHKREVMELGKDLPLERTFSCIHPVGMDHCGTCNKCAERRGAFAAAGLPDPTRYASDLNADEQPIADKNH, from the coding sequence ATGACCCCAGATTCCGTTGCAACCCCCGCCAGCGTGGCGGTCCTCGTCAGCGGCGGGCTGGACAGCGCCATCCTCACGGGGCGGCTGTTGCAGACGGAAGCCTCGGTGCAGCCAATTTACATCAGCACCGCCCTGGCCTGGGAAGCGGCGGAACTGTTCTATCTGCGGCGGTTTTTGGAAGCGATCCAGTCCCCCGGACTACGGCAACTCAAGGTCTTGCAGCAGCCCACGGCGGATTTATATGAGGGGCATTGGAGCGTCACCGGTGCGGACGTGCCGGACGCCAGCACGCCGGACGAGGCGGTCTATCTGCCGGGTCGCAATCCGCTGCTACTGGTGAAAGCCGCGATCTGGTGCCGGCTGCACGAGATCGCAAAACTGGCGCTCGCGCCCCTCGGCTCGAATCCCTTCCCGGACGCGACGCCGGAGTTCTTCGATGGTTTCGGCCGCCTGATGAGCCAGGCCACCGGCGGGCCGATTGAAATCCTGCGTCCCTTTGCTGGGCTGCACAAGCGCGAAGTGATGGAGCTAGGGAAAGACTTGCCGCTGGAGCGAACATTTTCGTGCATTCACCCCGTCGGCATGGATCACTGTGGGACGTGCAACAAATGCGCGGAGCGCCGGGGGGCGTTCGCCGCGGCGGGCCTTCCGGACCCGACTCGCTATGCATCTGACCTGAATGCAGATGAGCAACCAATTGCTGACAAAAATCACTAG
- a CDS encoding DoxX family protein, which translates to MSGFRIGLLGVIALVLLRISVGWHFVTQGMEKYRDADFSSRGYLSQAKGPFAEKFHELIPDYDGRERLSVDATKLRFERMLDGVKNQYGFNEKQMAEANQLIASATADVKDYLDSNKLEIDKYFQDLKQNTERRHSKDFQETPFAQKWVWDKQQELQTTVKPWTAWVDDRANELLASLNEIQGTHMLSHPPYKEPPSDLEKADKLVLYSNLAIGVCLIIGLFTRFASFGGALFMLSLILAQPPLANLYPPAHPSAGAQWIVNKEVVEMMALFALAFLPTGRWGGLDFFIHHLITRPLFGRKEEA; encoded by the coding sequence ATGTCCGGTTTTCGGATCGGCCTGCTGGGCGTGATCGCGCTCGTGCTGTTGCGCATCTCCGTCGGCTGGCACTTCGTTACGCAAGGCATGGAGAAGTATCGCGACGCCGACTTCTCGTCGCGGGGATATCTATCCCAGGCGAAGGGACCGTTCGCGGAAAAGTTTCACGAACTGATCCCCGACTACGACGGCCGCGAGCGGCTCAGCGTTGACGCGACGAAGCTGCGCTTCGAGCGAATGCTCGACGGCGTCAAAAATCAGTACGGCTTCAACGAAAAGCAGATGGCCGAGGCGAATCAACTTATCGCATCGGCCACGGCGGACGTGAAGGACTACTTGGATTCCAACAAGTTGGAAATCGACAAGTACTTCCAGGACTTGAAGCAGAACACCGAACGCCGGCACTCGAAGGATTTTCAGGAGACGCCTTTCGCCCAGAAATGGGTCTGGGACAAGCAGCAGGAACTGCAAACCACGGTCAAACCATGGACCGCTTGGGTCGACGACAGAGCAAACGAACTGTTGGCGTCCCTGAACGAGATTCAGGGCACGCACATGTTGTCCCATCCGCCCTACAAAGAGCCGCCGAGCGATCTTGAAAAAGCCGACAAGCTGGTGCTCTACAGCAATCTGGCAATTGGCGTTTGCTTGATCATCGGACTGTTCACGCGGTTCGCGAGTTTTGGCGGCGCACTCTTCATGTTGTCGCTCATTCTCGCGCAGCCGCCGCTCGCCAACCTGTATCCGCCGGCGCATCCCTCGGCGGGGGCGCAGTGGATCGTCAATAAAGAAGTCGTCGAAATGATGGCCCTGTTCGCGCTGGCGTTCCTGCCCACGGGACGTTGGGGCGGGCTCGACTTTTTCATTCATCATCTGATTACTCGGCCCTTGTTCGGGCGGAAGGAAGAAGCATGA